In one Campylobacter insulaenigrae NCTC 12927 genomic region, the following are encoded:
- a CDS encoding 6-amino-6-deoxyfutalosine synthase yields the protein MIFGKIDYLNLLPLHIYLKKMPLPTYVKKITEYKKGVPKKLNESLYFRRIDAAIISSIESYNKKYKTLNIGICANKKVKSVLVKKQTQNKEDSSSATSNALAKILKQNGEVIIGDKALKLYLQNPNAYIDLCEVWYEKLKLPFVFARFSCIKNFSNYKKIMNYFVKRKIFIPQYILCDYAKSRKLSQREIKNYLKLIYYKIDTKEQLALKKFYIMQKELRIKNKKN from the coding sequence ATGATTTTTGGTAAAATTGATTATTTAAATTTACTTCCTTTGCATATTTATCTTAAAAAAATGCCTTTGCCTACTTATGTTAAGAAAATTACTGAGTATAAAAAAGGGGTTCCTAAAAAGCTTAATGAAAGTTTATATTTTAGGCGTATTGATGCTGCGATTATTTCTAGTATAGAAAGTTATAATAAAAAATATAAAACCTTGAATATTGGAATTTGTGCAAACAAAAAAGTAAAAAGTGTTTTAGTTAAAAAACAAACACAAAACAAAGAAGATAGTAGTTCAGCAACGTCTAATGCACTTGCAAAGATATTAAAGCAAAATGGTGAAGTAATTATTGGCGATAAGGCTTTAAAGCTTTATTTACAAAATCCAAATGCTTATATAGATTTGTGTGAAGTATGGTATGAAAAACTTAAACTTCCTTTTGTTTTTGCAAGATTTTCCTGTATAAAAAATTTTTCAAATTATAAAAAAATAATGAATTATTTTGTTAAAAGAAAAATTTTTATACCTCAATATATTTTGTGTGATTATGCAAAATCAAGAAAACTTTCTCAAAGAGAAATTAAAAATTATTTGAAATTAATTTATTATAAAATTGATACAAAAGAACAACTTGCATTGAAGAAGTTTTATATAATGCAAAAAGAATTAAGGATTAAAAATAAAAAAAACTAG
- a CDS encoding malate oxidoreductase: protein MDLKEEALEYHLGGKVGIVARKPMDSAHDLSLAYSPGVAEPCIEIAKDETLAYKYTNKANLVAIISDGSAVLGLGNIGASASKPVMEGKACLFKKFADVNAYDLEIDAHSVEEVVTFCKAVAPTFGGINLEDISAPKCFEIEAALQDLGIPVMHDDQHGTAIISTAGLMNAMEISGKKFEDIKVVVSGAGAAGIASARMYRNLGVKNIILVDSKGVVNTQRNDLNKYKLEFVSDTKAMTLKEAIKDADVFLGLSAPKILDDEMVLSMAKDPVIFALANPIPEVMPEDVKRVRSDAIVGTGRSDYPNQINNVLGFPFIFRGALDVKATKITENMKVAAAKALADLAKLEVTDEVKQAYGVEELKFGRDYVIPKPFDSRVKAVVSAAVAKAAVEDGVALVKEFDCQKYIDSLK from the coding sequence ATGGATTTAAAAGAAGAAGCTTTGGAGTATCATTTAGGTGGTAAGGTTGGTATAGTTGCTAGAAAGCCTATGGACAGTGCACACGATTTATCTTTGGCATATTCACCAGGAGTTGCTGAGCCATGCATCGAGATAGCTAAAGATGAAACTCTAGCTTACAAATACACAAATAAAGCTAATTTGGTTGCTATAATTAGTGATGGAAGTGCGGTTTTAGGACTTGGCAATATAGGAGCTAGTGCAAGTAAACCTGTTATGGAAGGAAAGGCATGTTTATTTAAAAAATTTGCTGATGTTAATGCTTATGATTTAGAAATTGATGCACATAGTGTAGAAGAGGTTGTTACTTTTTGTAAAGCTGTGGCACCTACTTTTGGAGGTATTAATTTAGAAGACATTTCTGCTCCAAAATGCTTTGAAATTGAAGCGGCATTACAAGATCTTGGAATTCCTGTGATGCATGATGATCAGCATGGTACAGCTATTATTTCTACAGCGGGATTGATGAATGCTATGGAAATTAGTGGTAAAAAATTTGAAGATATTAAAGTGGTGGTTAGTGGAGCAGGTGCAGCGGGTATTGCGAGTGCTAGAATGTATAGAAATTTAGGTGTAAAAAATATTATTTTAGTTGATAGTAAAGGTGTGGTGAATACCCAAAGAAATGATTTAAATAAGTATAAACTTGAATTTGTGAGTGATACTAAAGCTATGACATTAAAGGAGGCTATAAAAGATGCTGATGTATTTTTAGGACTTAGCGCTCCAAAAATTTTAGACGATGAAATGGTTTTATCTATGGCTAAAGATCCGGTGATTTTTGCTTTAGCTAATCCTATTCCTGAAGTAATGCCAGAAGATGTAAAAAGAGTAAGAAGTGATGCTATTGTAGGTACAGGAAGAAGTGATTATCCTAATCAAATTAACAATGTTTTAGGTTTTCCTTTTATTTTTAGAGGTGCCTTAGACGTTAAAGCGACTAAAATTACAGAAAATATGAAAGTTGCAGCAGCTAAAGCTTTAGCAGATTTAGCTAAACTTGAAGTAACTGATGAAGTTAAACAAGCTTATGGCGTAGAAGAACTTAAATTCGGTAGAGATTATGTGATACCAAAACCTTTTGATAGTAGAGTTAAAGCAGTGGTAAGTGCTGCAGTTGCCAAAGCGGCTGTGGAAGATGGGGTTGCTTTAGTAAAAGAATTTGATTGTCAAAAATACATTGATAGTTTAAAATAA
- the gltX gene encoding glutamate--tRNA ligase: MQEISTRFAPSPTGYLHIGGLRTALYNYLYARKNNGKFLLRIEDTDLKRNSQEATQAIIEAFKWCGLDYDGKVEYQSQRFDIYKKYIQKLLDEGKAYYCYMSKEELDELRTKQEAAKERPRYDGRYRDFKGTPPSNIEPVVRIKAPQNGEIKFIDGIKGEISFKAEDILDDFVIARSDGSPIYNLTVVIDDALMGVSDVIRGDDHLSNTPKQIVLYNALGFEIPKFYHVAMIHGEDGKKLSKRHGATDVMEYKNMGILPQALLNFLIRLGWSHGDDELFNLDQMKTLFDPNHINKSASCYNFKKLEWLNAHYIKTLPFEEINKQLKELGFDLNLYENANFLLDMLRERAKTLHDIIDGAKMLLNDPKEYDQKAIDKFLNETNLSYLEKYANVLNEQKNAYEFEEFTNKFLGENNLKLKDLAQAIRIALTGGSVSPSIFEVLEFLGVQKCQLRVQNLLNYIKER, translated from the coding sequence ATGCAAGAAATCTCAACGCGTTTTGCTCCTTCTCCTACAGGCTATTTGCATATTGGAGGTTTAAGAACTGCTTTGTATAATTATCTTTATGCAAGAAAAAATAATGGTAAATTTTTATTACGCATTGAAGATACTGATTTAAAAAGAAATTCTCAAGAAGCAACACAAGCTATTATAGAGGCATTTAAGTGGTGTGGACTTGATTATGATGGTAAAGTAGAATACCAATCACAAAGATTTGATATATATAAAAAATATATTCAAAAATTATTAGATGAAGGAAAAGCTTATTATTGTTATATGAGCAAAGAAGAACTTGATGAGTTAAGAACCAAACAAGAAGCAGCCAAAGAACGTCCAAGATATGATGGTAGATATAGGGATTTTAAAGGTACCCCGCCAAGTAATATTGAGCCTGTGGTGCGTATAAAGGCTCCACAAAACGGAGAGATTAAATTTATTGATGGTATTAAAGGTGAAATTAGTTTTAAAGCAGAAGATATTTTAGATGATTTTGTTATAGCAAGAAGTGATGGAAGTCCTATTTACAATCTCACAGTTGTAATTGATGATGCATTAATGGGAGTTAGTGATGTAATAAGAGGAGATGATCATCTTTCTAATACGCCTAAACAAATAGTTCTTTATAATGCTTTAGGTTTTGAAATTCCTAAATTTTATCATGTTGCTATGATACATGGAGAAGATGGCAAGAAACTTTCTAAACGCCATGGTGCTACTGATGTCATGGAATACAAAAATATGGGGATATTGCCTCAAGCTTTGTTAAATTTTTTAATAAGACTTGGATGGAGCCATGGAGATGATGAGCTTTTTAATCTTGATCAAATGAAAACATTATTTGACCCAAATCATATCAATAAAAGTGCGTCTTGCTATAATTTTAAAAAATTAGAATGGCTGAATGCGCATTATATTAAAACTTTGCCTTTTGAAGAGATTAACAAGCAGCTTAAAGAATTAGGTTTTGATTTGAATTTATATGAAAATGCAAATTTTTTATTAGATATGTTAAGAGAAAGAGCAAAAACTTTGCATGATATTATTGACGGGGCAAAAATGTTACTAAATGACCCAAAAGAATATGATCAAAAAGCTATAGATAAATTTCTTAATGAAACAAATTTATCTTATTTAGAAAAATACGCTAACGTTTTGAACGAACAAAAAAATGCTTATGAATTTGAAGAATTCACCAATAAATTTTTAGGGGAAAATAATCTAAAATTAAAAGATTTAGCACAAGCCATACGTATTGCATTAACAGGTGGTTCTGTAAGTCCTAGTATATTTGAAGTATTGGAATTTTTAGGTGTACAAAAATGTCAACTTAGAGTACAAAATTTATTAAATTACATAAAGGAAAGATGA
- a CDS encoding peptidylprolyl isomerase produces MKKFLISCSFAANILYAQTIGGVAMIVENEPITLYDINQAMKQLKTNDKQKAIAFLVDDKIQQNEAKNFGIVISDFDLKNKLDQIAKGNNTDINGLQKNMEKKGLNFELFKEQVRKDMQRERLYHNIMQNAKVNINDEVLKKFYEDNLDKFSTFSNVDLVVYNSTNPELLQQLLQNPMYKNEQIKSKAISLNASNIDPRLLALLNNTKAGDFTPVLNGENAYIIYFVKEKYGKNPIDFDLIKEQIGNAYTINQKELALKNHLDKIRSNAHIEEIR; encoded by the coding sequence ATGAAAAAATTTTTAATATCATGCTCTTTTGCTGCAAATATTTTATATGCTCAAACTATCGGTGGAGTAGCTATGATAGTAGAAAATGAACCTATTACTCTTTATGATATTAATCAAGCGATGAAGCAACTAAAAACTAATGATAAACAAAAAGCAATAGCTTTTTTAGTAGATGATAAAATTCAACAAAATGAAGCTAAAAATTTTGGTATTGTCATTAGTGATTTTGACTTAAAAAATAAATTAGATCAAATAGCTAAAGGCAACAATACTGATATCAATGGTTTGCAAAAAAATATGGAAAAAAAAGGATTAAATTTTGAACTTTTTAAAGAACAAGTTCGCAAAGACATGCAAAGAGAAAGATTGTATCATAATATTATGCAAAACGCAAAAGTAAATATCAATGATGAAGTGTTAAAAAAATTTTATGAAGATAATCTTGATAAATTTAGCACTTTTTCAAATGTAGATTTAGTTGTTTATAATTCTACAAATCCTGAACTTTTGCAACAACTTTTACAAAATCCAATGTATAAAAATGAACAAATTAAATCAAAAGCTATTAGTTTAAATGCCTCAAATATAGATCCTAGATTATTAGCTTTGTTAAATAATACAAAAGCTGGTGATTTTACACCTGTATTAAATGGCGAAAATGCCTATATTATTTACTTTGTGAAAGAAAAATACGGAAAAAATCCTATTGATTTTGATTTAATCAAAGAACAAATAGGTAATGCTTATACCATCAATCAAAAAGAATTAGCTCTTAAAAATCATCTTGATAAAATTAGATCAAATGCCCATATAGAAGAAATAAGATAG
- a CDS encoding acetyl-CoA carboxylase biotin carboxylase subunit — MEIKKVLIANRGEIALRALRTIKEMGKKAICVYSTADKDALYLKYADASICIGNARSSESYLNIPAIISAAEISEADAIFPGYGFLSENQNFVEICAKHNIKFIGPSVAAMALMSDKSKAKQVMQRAGIPVIPGSDGALNSALAAKQLAKEIGYPVILKAAAGGGGRGMRVVEQESDLEKAYWSAESEAMSAFGDGTMYMEKYIQNPRHIEVQVIGDSFGNVIHIGERDCSMQRRHQKLIEESPAILLDEKTRTKLHETAVKAAKAIGYEGAGTFEFLVDKNLNFYFIEMNTRLQVEHCVSEMVSGVDIIELMIKVAEGYPLPKQEEIKLRGHSIECRITAEDSKTFLPCPGKITKYVAPAGRNVRMESHCYQDYSVPPYYDSMIGKLVVWGEDRNVAIAKMKIALHELIIGGIKTTKDFHLAMMDNADFINNNYDTNYLSRH, encoded by the coding sequence ATGGAAATTAAAAAAGTTTTAATTGCAAATCGTGGAGAAATTGCCTTAAGAGCTTTAAGAACTATTAAAGAAATGGGTAAAAAAGCAATTTGTGTATATTCTACTGCAGATAAAGATGCACTTTATTTAAAATATGCTGATGCTAGTATTTGCATAGGTAATGCTAGAAGCTCAGAAAGTTATTTAAATATTCCAGCCATTATTAGCGCTGCTGAAATTAGTGAAGCTGATGCAATTTTTCCAGGATATGGATTTTTAAGTGAAAATCAAAATTTTGTGGAAATTTGTGCAAAACATAATATTAAATTTATAGGTCCTTCGGTGGCTGCTATGGCTTTAATGAGTGATAAAAGCAAGGCTAAACAAGTTATGCAACGAGCCGGAATACCAGTTATTCCAGGAAGTGATGGGGCATTAAATAGCGCTTTAGCAGCTAAACAACTTGCTAAAGAAATAGGTTATCCTGTAATTTTAAAAGCTGCTGCAGGTGGCGGTGGTCGTGGTATGCGTGTGGTTGAACAAGAAAGTGATCTTGAAAAAGCGTATTGGTCAGCCGAGAGTGAAGCAATGAGTGCATTTGGTGATGGAACTATGTATATGGAAAAATATATTCAAAATCCACGTCATATAGAAGTTCAAGTTATAGGCGATAGTTTTGGAAATGTAATTCATATAGGTGAGAGAGATTGTTCTATGCAAAGACGCCATCAAAAACTCATCGAAGAATCACCTGCAATTTTGCTAGATGAAAAAACTAGGACAAAACTTCATGAAACTGCGGTAAAGGCAGCTAAAGCTATTGGATATGAAGGTGCTGGAACTTTTGAATTTTTAGTAGATAAAAATTTGAATTTCTATTTTATAGAAATGAATACACGTTTGCAAGTAGAGCATTGTGTGAGTGAAATGGTTAGTGGGGTTGATATTATTGAGCTTATGATAAAAGTTGCTGAGGGATATCCTTTACCTAAACAAGAAGAAATCAAATTAAGAGGTCATTCTATTGAATGTAGAATAACAGCTGAAGATTCTAAAACCTTTTTACCATGCCCAGGAAAAATCACAAAATATGTAGCTCCAGCAGGTCGCAATGTAAGAATGGAAAGTCACTGTTATCAAGATTATAGTGTACCACCTTATTATGATTCTATGATAGGAAAATTAGTTGTATGGGGTGAGGATAGAAATGTAGCTATAGCAAAAATGAAAATAGCTTTACATGAACTCATTATCGGTGGGATTAAAACTACAAAAGATTTTCATCTAGCTATGATGGATAATGCAGACTTTATAAATAACAACTACGATACAAATTATCTTTCAAGACATTAA
- the accB gene encoding acetyl-CoA carboxylase biotin carboxyl carrier protein, producing MTKEEIKELMELFAKANVSKIKIKEQDGFEIELEKDLCCELPAPAPVVPAPQPINVNVVNETKTNQNSNKPTINSPMVGTFYQAPSPGAAPFAKVGQTIKSGSTIAIIEAMKIMNEIEAEYDCRIVEVLVADGQPVEFGMPLFMVEKL from the coding sequence ATGACAAAAGAAGAAATTAAAGAACTTATGGAGCTTTTTGCAAAAGCAAATGTAAGTAAAATTAAAATAAAAGAACAAGATGGATTTGAAATAGAACTTGAAAAAGATTTATGTTGTGAATTACCTGCACCAGCTCCTGTTGTGCCAGCTCCACAACCAATTAATGTAAATGTTGTAAATGAAACTAAAACTAATCAAAATTCAAATAAACCAACTATCAATAGCCCTATGGTTGGGACTTTTTATCAAGCTCCAAGTCCAGGAGCAGCGCCTTTTGCTAAAGTAGGACAGACTATTAAAAGTGGAAGCACGATAGCAATTATTGAAGCTATGAAAATTATGAATGAAATTGAAGCTGAGTATGATTGTAGAATAGTGGAAGTGTTAGTAGCTGATGGACAGCCTGTAGAATTTGGTATGCCATTGTTTATGGTGGAGAAATTATAA
- the dcd gene encoding dCTP deaminase has product MGLKADNWIKKMALEHKMIEPFCEANIGQGIVSYGLSSYGYDIRVGREFKIFTNVNSTVVDPKNFVEENVVDFEGDVCIVPANSFALARTIEYFKMPDNVLAICLGKSTYARCGIIVNVTPFEPGFEGHITIEISNTTPLPAKIYANEGIAQVLFLQGDEPCDITYADKKGKYQAQTGITLPRILK; this is encoded by the coding sequence ATGGGTTTAAAAGCAGATAATTGGATCAAAAAGATGGCTTTAGAACATAAAATGATAGAACCATTTTGTGAAGCTAATATAGGTCAAGGTATAGTAAGCTATGGACTTTCTAGTTATGGTTATGATATACGAGTTGGAAGAGAATTTAAAATCTTTACTAATGTAAATTCAACGGTTGTTGATCCAAAAAATTTTGTAGAAGAAAATGTGGTAGATTTTGAAGGAGATGTGTGTATAGTGCCTGCAAATTCTTTTGCACTAGCTAGGACTATAGAATATTTTAAAATGCCTGATAATGTTTTAGCTATATGTCTTGGTAAAAGTACTTACGCAAGATGTGGCATTATAGTAAATGTAACTCCTTTTGAACCAGGTTTTGAAGGTCACATAACTATAGAGATTTCTAACACTACTCCTTTGCCTGCAAAAATTTATGCAAATGAAGGCATAGCTCAAGTTTTATTTTTACAAGGTGATGAGCCGTGTGATATTACCTATGCTGATAAAAAAGGCAAATATCAAGCTCAAACAGGCATTACTTTGCCAAGGATTTTAAAATAA
- the pseB gene encoding UDP-N-acetylglucosamine 4,6-dehydratase (inverting), whose translation MFDEKSILITGGTGSFGKTYANTLLQKYKPKKIIIYSRDELKQFEMARKFNDECMRYFIGDVRDKERLSVAMKDVDFVIHAAAMKHVPIAEYNPMECIKTNINGAQNVIDACLENNVQKCIALSTDKACNPINLYGATKLASDKLFVAANNIAGNSHTKFSVTRYGNVVGSRGSVIPFFKKLIENNAKELPITDERMTRFWISLEDGVNFVLNNFEIMHGGEVFVPKIPSMKIIDLAKAMAPDLKHKIIGIRPGEKLHEIMISSDDSHLTYEFKDYYAISPSIKFTNTNIDFSINAKNEKGRNVSNGFSYSSDNNTSWINQADLLNIINHTELEK comes from the coding sequence ATGTTTGATGAAAAAAGTATTTTAATTACAGGCGGTACAGGAAGTTTTGGTAAAACTTATGCTAACACGCTTCTTCAAAAATACAAGCCTAAAAAAATTATTATTTACTCACGTGATGAATTAAAACAATTTGAAATGGCAAGAAAGTTTAATGATGAATGCATGAGATATTTCATAGGAGATGTAAGAGATAAGGAAAGATTAAGCGTAGCTATGAAAGATGTGGATTTTGTTATACATGCAGCTGCTATGAAACATGTACCAATAGCAGAATACAATCCCATGGAATGTATAAAAACCAATATAAATGGAGCACAAAATGTCATTGATGCATGTTTAGAAAATAATGTTCAAAAGTGTATTGCACTTTCTACCGATAAAGCATGCAATCCTATAAATTTATATGGTGCTACAAAACTTGCAAGTGATAAACTTTTTGTAGCAGCCAATAATATAGCAGGCAACTCTCATACCAAATTTAGCGTCACAAGATATGGTAATGTAGTTGGCTCAAGAGGTTCAGTTATACCTTTTTTTAAAAAACTTATAGAAAACAATGCTAAAGAACTTCCAATAACTGATGAAAGAATGACGCGATTTTGGATAAGTCTTGAAGATGGAGTAAATTTCGTATTAAATAACTTTGAAATTATGCATGGAGGAGAAGTATTTGTCCCTAAAATTCCTTCAATGAAAATCATAGATTTAGCAAAAGCTATGGCACCAGATTTAAAACACAAAATCATAGGTATAAGACCTGGAGAAAAACTTCATGAAATTATGATTTCAAGCGATGATAGTCATTTAACATATGAATTTAAAGATTATTATGCTATTAGCCCGAGTATAAAATTTACTAATACAAATATAGATTTTAGTATTAATGCAAAAAATGAAAAAGGACGTAATGTTTCTAATGGATTTTCCTATAGTTCAGACAACAATACTTCATGGATCAATCAAGCAGATCTTTTAAATATCATAAATCATACAGAGTTGGAAAAATGA